One stretch of Manis pentadactyla isolate mManPen7 chromosome 10, mManPen7.hap1, whole genome shotgun sequence DNA includes these proteins:
- the LOC118936175 gene encoding olfactory receptor 6C2-like produces MRNHTAITTFILLGLTDDPKLQVLLFVFLFITYLLSVAGNLTIITLTLWDSHLKTPMYFFLRNFSLLEVSFTTVCIPRFLYALISGDNTVTYNACATQLFFIVLFAATEFFLLATMSYDRYVAICKPLHYMTIMNNRVCTAFVLCCWIAGLLIILPPLAMGLQLEFCDSNVIDHFGCDTSPILQITCSDTVFIEKIALSFAVVTLIITLVCVVLSYTYIIKTILRFPSAQQRKKAFSTCSSHMVVVSISYGSCIFIYIKPSAKEGVAINKVVSVLTTSFAPLLNPFIYTLRNKQVKDAFKDMVKQIGFLTKK; encoded by the coding sequence ATGAGGAATCACACAGCAATAACCACATTCATCCTgctgggattgacagatgacccaAAACTACAAGTCttgctctttgtatttttgtttatcaCCTACCTATTGAGTGTGGCTGGGAACCTCACCATTATCACCCTCACACTGTGGGATTCACATCTTAAAActcccatgtatttttttctccgaAATTTCTCTCTCTTAGAAGTTTCATTTACTACTGTCTGTATCCCCAGATTCCTGTATGCTCTGATATCTGGAGATAATACAGTTACTTATAATGCTTGTGCCACCCAGTTATTTTTCATTGTCCTCTTTGCtgcaacagaattttttctccttgccaccatgtcctatgaccgctatgtggccatctgtaagcccctgcattacatgaccaTCATGAACAACAGAGTCTGCACTGCATTCGTTCTCTGCTGTTGGATTGCAGGCCTGTTAATTATCCTCCCACCCCTTGCCATGGGCCTCCAGCTGGAATTCTGTGACTCAAATGTGATTGATCATTTTGGCTGTGATACatctcctattttacagataacctGCTCAGACACAGTGTTCATAGAGAAAATTGCCTTGAGTTTTGCTGTGGTGACACTTATTATTACCTTGGTGTGTGTCGTCCTCTCCTACACATACATCATCAAGACCATTCTCAGATtcccttctgcccagcaaaggaagaaagccttttccacctgctcctcccacatggTTGTGGTTTCCATCAgttatggcagctgcatcttcatcTACATCAAGCCCTCGGCAAAGGAAGGAGTAGCTATTAATAAAGTGGTGTCTGTGCTCACTACATCCTTTGCCCCTTTGCTTAATCCATTCATTTATACACTCCgaaacaaacaagtgaaagatGCCTTCAAAGACATGGTAAAACAGATTGGATTTCTCACAAAGAAGTAG
- the LOC130679082 gene encoding olfactory receptor 6C2-like → MKNHSAITFILLGLTDDPRLQVFLSVFLFLTYIFTVAGNVLIIFLILVDPHLKTPMYFFLRNFSILEIIFTTVCVPRFLYSLTTGDRRVTYNACVMQLFFVILIGATEFFLLTAMSYDRYVAICKPLHYTTIMSDRVCTILVLLCWLTGLIVILPPLSLGVQLDFCNSNLVDHFGCDASPLLMIVCSDTQFVEQIILVMAVLTLILTLVCVIVSYTCIIKTILRLPSTQQRQKAFSTCSSHMIVVSITYGSCLFIYIKPAKEGVDMNKVVSLLNTSVIPLMNLFIYTLRNKQVKQAFKDSIKKMAFLSRD, encoded by the coding sequence ATGAAAAATCATTCTGCAATAACATTCATCCTACTTGGATTAACAGATGACCCACGACTACAGGtctttctttcagtatttctctttctcacctaCATTTTCACTGTTGCTGGAAATGTCCTAATCATTTTCCTCATTCTGGTGGACCCTCATCTTAAAactcccatgtactttttccttcggaatttctccatcttagaaataatatttacaacTGTCTGTGTTCCTCGATTCCTGTATAGCCTGACAACTGGGGACAGAAGGGTTACCTATAATGCTTGTGTCATGCAATTATTTTTTGTCATCCTCATTGGggcaacagaattttttcttctaactgccatgtcctatgaccgctacgtggccatctgcaagcccctgCACTACACCACCATCATGAGTGACAGGGTTTGCACCATTCTTGTCCTTTTGTGTTGGCTGACTGGGTTAATTGTCATACTCCCTCCACTTAGCCTAGGAGTTCAGCTGGATTTCTGTAACTCCAATCTCGTTGACCATTTTGGCTGTGATGCATCTCCTCTTCTGATGATTGTATGCTCAGACACTCAATTTGTAGAGCAAATTATTCTAGTCATGGCTGTGCTGACACTCATTCTTACATTAGTCTGTGTAATTGTTTCCTACACATGCATCATCAAGACTATTTTAAGACTCCCTTCAACCCAGCAAAGACAAaaggctttctccacctgttcttcccacatgatcgtagtttccatcacctatggaagTTGCCTCTTCATCTATATCAAACCAGCAAAGGAAGGCGTGGACATGAATAAAGTGGTGTCATTGCTCAACACATCAGTCATCCCTCTGATGAACCTTTTCATTTATACTCTGCGGAACAAGCAAGTCAAGCAAGCCTTCAAGGACTCAATAAAAAAGATGGCATTTCTTTCAAGGGATTAG